TGAGCATGTTTATCTTGGCCATCATCAAAGTGTGAATGTTATGGTTTATTAtgcttcttttttttcagATCTTGGGGTGGAGGGAGGACCTGAGTGAAAGTAGGagatatatatataatcGAATCCTTTTAGTTAGCTTCCTTTTATTTAGAAATCTCTCAATGCAAGTCCAGGAGAACATCCTCCAGGATCAACAACATTTCATCAACTTCAGTCCTGAGAACCCAGTATCCTAGCTACCTAGACCTAGACCAATTTTCCCTTGTTAACCCTTGTAGttcctttctcttcttcccctaGGCTACCTGACCTGTGTAAGACCTGTGGTTGGTCTTGTTGGGAGAATGGTAATGAGGTAGAGATTGGGGTGCCATAGAAAAGAGAGGCCATGATGTCAGATTAGATCATCGATGGTGTGCTTATGGGTTAGTGAAGTGGATAATATTATATCATTTAGCTTGTAGTGGTGAGCATAGATAGATATATAAGTCCATAGTAGCTTGGTACTGGATGGCTTTCCTCATCTGACTTTGGTTAGATGGAAAGCTGAGCATCCATACCAGTTCTCAATCATTTAACAGGTCTGCTGACAGTGAACTTGTTGAAGCTTCACAAATGTTTTGATCCCATCAGAACAATTCTGAATGGAGGTGGATGGGGTTTGACTGGAGGCAGACAGATGATATATTAAAGTCAAAGAGATGTTATTAGTTTagttcttcttctacaTATTCCTCAATGCAAGTTGGACTAAACCCCTCCAGGTCCAAGAACAGCCAAACATTGAGTCCTTCACCATATATGAACCCAGCACCTAGTTCTGAAATACTGGATCTAGCTGCTCTATCCTGCTTTCCCTCCCTCACCTTCTTGTTTTTCCCTTTACCATCTTGCTCTGTCTCTTTCATGACTACCTGACCTTTACTACACAATGTAAGATTGGACCATGGGAATTGATTCAGATATGTAATAGGAAAATTGGGAGAAATAAGGAAAAAATAGTAGATGTGTGGGGACATATTACCCAAGTAAGATTAGCTTCAATATTCAAGCTAAAGAAAGGAATTACAGGTCTTTTTCTCATGCAACTTGAACATCTCTAGCAATCAATATGGCATACTCAAGACTCTCACTGAACAACAACTTATATGACTTGACAATCTTTCTGAACCTGGCACTCAAGCAACTGTAGGCAACTGACTGAAGATACCAAATTAAAGTAGCTTAATGCATTTTCCACTGATGATGATAGTGACAGTTGCTGCTACACAAAACAACATGATCAATATTGATACAATCATCCTACAATAGATGAAGCAGCTATTTGTGCAAGGTCTGAAAACAAGTCTGAAAAAAGCCAGCAGCAATCACAAATCTATAGTGACAATCTGTAAAAATAAGAAATCCACAATGTATCAATGAGAAAGGAGGATGCAGAACTTAACACATCTTTTGCATGCTCAACTGGAACAAGGTCAAGTGTTCTTTCTGCCATGATTTGTAACTCTGGATGATAAAAAGGCTGCTGGCAATGTGCCCCTGCTATACAAATTTAGTCAATGCACCCTCAGATGTTGGTTTGCAAGACATTTCCACCTATAGCATGCTTAGCTGCAGAGGTTTCTGCAAGAAAGTCAACACCTACCTGGAGGGGATTGcaaagatgaagaagagccaaatgaagaaagaggTGCCAGCTAGCTTCACAAATAATCCATGCCTTGCAAAGGCTGAGCAGTCTTCAGGGGGGCAGTGTCATGAGCCTGcatgaagtagaagaaatAAGAGATCATAGGATGGAGTTATGTaatgaaggaaagcaagattgtttcagataagaagatccaactggacctccaagaaaagaactggaccttcagctgaacctccagctgaacctccagctgaacctccagctgaacctccagctggacctcaagggatataaatagattcctgtagaagtatataaaggggagctctgtccttgatcttgatcttcttccccttgaagatcaatatttcatAAGTTACTTTGCGAAAGGTCCTCAAGCTCCCAGTGCTCACTCTCGtcttaccttgcaccacctttgacataaacttactccactagtatataagcttgcctgatcttcccaagtGAATATACCTCTGTCCTATACCATATGccaacagacaagtgtcaagtggtatatcatacatatatctcattgcttagttaaactacagctttccatctcgtcACCAAGGCCAGACCTTGTTGGGGACAAGTTGTAACAGGCAGTGTTACAGTTCATTTGGATCTTGATGGAAGGAGGACCTGAGTGCAGGACATAGGATGGATATAATAGAGTCAAGTTCTTTAGTTAgttttctttctttccatATTATCCCTCAATGCAAGTCCAGGAGTAAACACTCCAGGTCCAACAATGTTAGAACATCTAGTCCATTCACATACCTTGCACTTAGCTATCCAGAAACTGACATAGATACCTTAGTTTTCACCTTTCCTCATTTCCTATCCTCAATTTTCCTTCTCATTTGCTTGACAACATGACCTACACCTCATAGCATAAGGTTGGACCATGACAGACAGAGAGTCAATAAAAGTCCTAAAGCAAACACCTGATGGGCTATAATGAAGAAAACTATCTTCCAGAAGGATAGAGGAGACAAGTCTGCAAGCCTGCTGCATTGAAGCTTCAGATGATTGGGATAGCATCtggaagaaaaagaaatAAAAGCAAATGAAATAAAAAAAACTACAGACAAATCAGCATGTGATCACCATTAGAGAATGCTGATTGGGCCATAACACTACTGAAAATAACACTACCAAAATTTAGTCAGTAATCACATTGACTAGCATATGTCAATAGAATTGAGTGCATAAGCCTCTACATTGAGTGATTCTATGCTTGTACAATAATGGAGGTTCAGGACTCTGGAGGTGATGACTATGATGCTAGATGAAGTAGTGAATGATCCTTTATTGTTTAGTGATATGGATACCTATTCCCTCTGCTCTTATTGCTTTATATACTTACATTTCACTTATTCACTTTTCATCCTGCTGATCAAACTCTATAGACAAATAGGACAATTGATTATAGTTAAAAGTACACAGATGTCAAATATTGTAGGGGGAGAAGAACAATAAGGATGATGTAGAGGCACCctgagaagaggaagaaggagaagggaggagCAGCAGGACTATGCAGATAGGTGTTAAGTGTTAGGGAAGAGGGAACTTGTTAAATGATTGAGAACTGGTACAGATGTTCAGCTTTCCATCTAACCAAAGTCAGATACATGATGGGGCTTACCTGGTATGGATGTTCAGCTTTCTGTCTAACCAAAGTCAGATGAGGAAAGCCATCCAGTACCAAGCTACTACTATGGACTTATATATCTATCTATGCTCGCCACTACAAGCTAAATGATATAATATTATCCACCTCACTAACCCATAAGCACACCATCGATGATCTAATCTGACATCATGGCCTCTCTTTTCTATGGCACCCCAATCTCTACCTTGCTACCATTCTCCCAACAGAAGTCCAAGCAAGGATGCAGAGAAAGTACAGGAAAGCTGAGTCAGCTCATAGAGTTGAGAAAAGTATGTAAGGAATAGTCCTTTGAGTAAATTTAATGCAACAGCCCAAACCAGCTTAGCCTTCTCAATTTTCAATGCTGCCTGAACTGTGTCCAATCTTAGTGCTCCAACTATAGCTGTAGACAAATGACTGAGGACacaaaacaaaaaaaagTGTTTCTGATCTCTAGTACCAGGGCAATGACATCAGTACACTTGTCCTGATCATGACTTGTTAGTCTTCCTCCAGTGCAGCCTTCTATACCAGGAAAACTCAACCAAATTTCCCTATCCCAATTTGTCTAAATTGTCTCACCTCCCATGTGCATTTGCTGTTACTCTTTCTTCATATATCTTCACCTAGCCCTATCCTTCATGTTTTGATAAATCATCTTTCTGTTCTTCAATCCTTTTAGTTTCACCACAGCCTCATATCCTTCCATTAAAATCCATAACCTATATCTATAATCTATAATCTATAATCTATAATCTATAATCTATAATCTATAATCTATAATCTATAATCTATAATCTATAATCTATAATCTATAATCTATAATCTATAATCTATAATCTATAATCTATAATCTATCTTATTGAAATGTCCTCATATTATTCAGTGCATGTTTCATCATCTAGTCCCTTACACTCATACTGTTGAAGTTTGAAGTTATGTACATGGGGACTTGAAGTATGATAAAACATAGTATTGGCATACTACATGTAGCTGATTAAGTAATCCAGGATTTACAGGGTTGTGCAATATTATAATTGTGTAAAATTTTGGATATTCATATTACTATTACTCATAGGGTAGACATActcctccttcatcttACCAGGTGATAGGAGCTGAAGGACTGCATACCAGCCTTCAATACATACTCTGTCAGTTTCTTTGGATATCTTATGTGCACCTGAAATGACTGAATATATTTTGATATATTATTGTTCTCTACAACTATGATAATAACCAAGGCCTCTCACTCCAGAACAAGTCCTTGATGATGTCCACATGTAGAACCATGGGGCTGCCTTCAGTCCCTTGATAcactttttccttccttgaTAGTATTGTATTACTGTTCCCTGATGTTGAGGGTCCAATACTCAAGGTCATAATTCCATGTGCTGCTTGCTGTTCTGGGAACGACTTTTGAGGCTCTTCAACAGACAAACTCCTGACACATACACTCCCCTTTCTGAACATCTCTGGTAATGTGTTGTAGTTAATGCCAAACTTAGTAAACAGGATCTCATTTTTGTCCTTTGAATTAGTTCCCTATAGTAATTATCTGATCAGATATGGAAGTTCACAGTACATTTGATGGTCATATTTTGAAAAAATTACCTGTAGAGTTTTATTTGCCTCTGCTGTTGTCAAACCGCCATGAACCAAAGCCCAAAAAGTTGTGTTATATAGGTTATTTATGTGTGCTAAGATTAAAATAGACATGAATTGAAGAACCATAGAAGCAAGCGAGAATGAGACACCCACTGTCTGCTTGACGCCAACTGAAATAGTCTCGCACTTCTCCTATATTGGGGTATAATATGACTCGTCCATCAAAACTTGGTGGATAAAGTAAAGGAGTGTTTGGAAAAAAACGAGCCCAATGAAAGACATAGGCAGACGTGAACAGAGACACTATTGATGAGTTTATTTTGCTGGTTGAGATCTAGACTCAGCGAACGAAGATAACCACTGGACACGTTCACTTACCTGCGGCGCCGGTTATAGAGGGTTGTAGTCCTTCGTAATAAGAAGCTGGTTTTTGTGAATGGAAAGTCTGATTTGTCAATGACGAAATAGCTCACCTATATTCATCGCTCTCTCCGAAAGCCATAACAACATCCTTATACTCATTCAGCACAGTTTTTGCCGCCGTATCCATAAGATCTAGAGCTCGGACGTCATTTGGTTTATCGAAGGAGTGCACATCAGAAAACCTGACCACAATGGCGTCAGATAAATAAATGAATTAATGCTCATGAAAGCTTCACCTACTTATGGAAACCTTTACCATCAATTCGAACGATGATATATGTGTTTGGCATAAGCGGATCCGGAAGCTCGAACTTCTTGACGTATTCGAAACGTGATTTTGCCATACTGTTATATCGGCCACAAGACCCCTGGGACAGGCAAAGTGTAATATAGGTGTGAGAGGCTTCGCGAAATTTACTGGGTTAGAGGTAGTTCTTGTTGTCCTGCTTCGGATGCCAAGCGCTTTCGTGTTTGCCGTTATGAGATCGAGCAGTAGACAGTTCTACAGCTAATATGGAAAGCATATCTGTTGATGGAGTTTAAAGAAAATACGGCTGCCGCCGCGGTCGCAGCGAGGTCCAGATTAATATCCAAGCGATTTATTAAATGGAGTATCAAACAGTAAAGATCACCAATTACGTAATATATTGAGACACTGGCAAAAGACCCGAAAATGGAGGCTATAACTTTCCTTTTACAACAGCAAGCCGCAAACagcaaagaagaaatcAGAAAAAAATTACAGTAACCGAGAGTTCAGAACAGAACCAGCAACAAGTCTCTGAGGCGCATCAAAGATGTCTTCTACACTCTTTAAGTCCTCATCATCTGTCCTGCCTACTACCATCGTCATTCGAATCCGCACGAAGACTAGCCGAGCCTCCGCCCCCTCTCTTTGGCTCTCGCGCACGCATCTCAAATCACAGCCTGTCGTTCCACCACCGATCCCACCCACCTATCCCATGCGAGTGATTCTCTCTGACGGGTCGTCTTTCACTGCGTACACCACTGCACCAACTCCCTCCACAAAGAAACTCACACGAGACGTGAACAATAACCCTCTTTGGTCACCAGCCAGCGAAAAGAAGGGTTTGGGcgaaggcgaagaaggcAGAGTGACTCGATTTAGAAAAAGGTTTGAGGGCCTTGGCGGAGATATTATTGGAGGGATTGGAGTTGAGGGGGATACCAAGGGAGACGCTTTTGCGCTGGAAGATCTGGATTGGATGAGCGAGGGTGCTCAGGAGGAGAAAATCTCAGACAGACAGAGAAACCCAGTCAAGTCTaaagggaagggaaagaagaaatgaaCGCCGGGAACATGTCAGTGGTTGTATTGGAGAACCGGATTCTTGGGCGAGGCTCCAAATGATGCAAAACTAGAAATCACTCATTATGGATGCCACGTCTGTTCAGTAACTG
This DNA window, taken from Cryptococcus gattii WM276 chromosome C, complete sequence, encodes the following:
- a CDS encoding tRNAHis guanylyltransferase, putative (Similar to TIGR gene model, INSD accession AAW42632.1), whose product is MAKSRFEYVKKFELPDPLMPNTYIIVRIDGKGFHKFSDVHSFDKPNDVRALDLMDTAAKTVLNEYKDVVMAFGESDEYSFLLRRTTTLYNRRRSKINSSIVSLFTSAYVFHWARFFPNTPLLYPPSFDGRVILYPNIGEVRDYFSWRQADTHINNLYNTTFWALVHGGLTTAEANKTLQGTNSKDKNEILFTKFGINYNTLPEMFRKGSVCVRSLSVEEPQKSFPEQQAAHGIMTLSIGPSTSGNSNTILSRKEKVYQGTEGSPMVLHVDIIKDLFWSERPWLLS
- a CDS encoding uncharacterized protein (Similar to SGTC gene model, INSD accession EAL21867.1), with amino-acid sequence MSSTLFKSSSSVLPTTIVIRIRTKTSRASAPSLWLSRTHLKSQPVVPPPIPPTYPMRVILSDGSSFTAYTTAPTPSTKKLTRDVNNNPLWSPASEKKGLGEGEEGRVTRFRKRFEGLGGDIIGGIGVEGDTKGDAFALEDLDWMSEGAQEEKISDRQRNPVKSKGKGKKK